The sequence below is a genomic window from Xiphophorus maculatus strain JP 163 A chromosome 18, X_maculatus-5.0-male, whole genome shotgun sequence.
ATAGAGACATCAGCTTCCCTCTTGTTTAAACTCCTGACATTCAAAGGAAAGTGGGAATTCATCCCgacagaaaaaacacttttggtttcataatatattttttatgaatgtgaaattacaaataaaatcacccAATAAAGTGAATTTTGTGTACTTTCATTATGTCATTTCataaaatattgtcttttaaaaagtcaacaatTACTTTGGTCATTTAGTTTGTACTAATATGTTTGGAGCATGAACTACACTAGTTTACATTCCATACCCTACTTACATATTTCCAAACTCAATTTTATCTCTAATCTAATTCTGCTCAATGTATTAAAAATTTGCATAAGTCCTGTCTCATTAGATTTACAGTGTCCTCCAAAAtgccattgttttttattaaagagtCCAAATCAAAGTAGTGTACCGTTGTGAATCGGAAAGGAAAGTATGCATGTTTataacatttgtaaaaacattttttaaaattaaaatctaaaaattgggtccacctgtgtgtaatttgacACAGTTTAAGCCATatgttttgtgacatttataaatctACTTCACAGACTTTGAACACCTCACATTTCTTTGTTCAATCCgtcatctgaaaatagaaagagtATGGCACAACCAAGATATGGTCATCCAAATGAACTAAGTCATTCACAAAGAGGATTAATCTGAGAAAGCAGCCACGAGACCCATGGTAATTGGAGGAGATGCAAAGATACCACAGCTCAGGTATCTGTTGCCATAACACGTTTTAGTTGTCCTGGCAACTGAAAGTCCATAAAAATGAGTTAGAATGTCAAACCATGCATCaccttccttcctcttcacaacAATCTCCTACTTTGTGCTGGTGTCTCACACAAAAGTCTCAATAAGCTACAGAGAAGTTGAAGTTCAAGAggtataattatttttatgtgtgctGACATAAAAGCTTTAGTAAGTGATTTTAAACAAGGAAAGTTTTAGTCACAGAGTAAAGAATTTGGTATGTTAtataactgtatttattttctgacatatGGTACATGCCTGTATGTATCAGTAACGTATACACATGAAGCTTTGCtgctgattggtcagatgtggcAAATGACGATGGGCTCCCTAAGCTGCATGCAGACGACCTCATCAATGTAGAGTGAGTTGGTTTTGATGTcaatgttttcctgcagctccagctggCAGCGAACCAGCgccctctgctcctcctcagaCTGAGCCAATTCCTCACGCAGTctgacagaacaaaataaaaaaacaaagagccatGTCATGACGGGCTTTGAAGTGCAATTTTTATGAACAGGAATTCTGAAAACATCTATGAAAGTAGAAAAGGGACAGTGGGTTTCCAGTAATATTCCAGTAAATGTGCTCGGTATTTCTTTGAATCCTGTAGTACTCACTTTAAAGCTCTAGAAATGTTAGCCATTCAGACATTACCTAGCAATATTTAGCGGATAGTAGAAACTGGGTCGAACCGGAGATTTGACATGATTTTCAGATATAAAACATGAGTCCAAGACTATCCTAAACTTTCTAACTGAGGATTTTGTCAAATAACCAAGAGGCTGGAGGATAAGCTTTATCTTTACAGTTACTATTTCTGGAGCCAAGAATAATATTACttaagttttttcttcattcaacTATAGAAAAATTCTTGCAGACAAGCAGCTTTTAATTTACCATAGTAAAATGTaccattttaaaacttaatttggAAGATAAAAGAACTGGATATCACCTGCATAGCAATAATAGGAAATATCCTTAAAAGATGACAATATCGGGTCAAGAAGAAAAAGGTAAAGCAGACACAACAATGGCCCCAAAACAGAACTGAACGCCAAATCGAACAGCACAGGAAAGGGATCTGTAAATACATTGATCTATGACAAAAGTGTGAgcatagacatttttaaagatgatcTGTTATACTTCCTTGAAGTGGTTAGGGTAGATCAATACATGTTCATTACATGTTTTGCACAGAATCTTTCTTAGATAATGATATTTCAGTCTGGTCacttctgcctattttgagcttcttccagaatgagctgttttagggtctcttgttactttaaattcaaataagctgTTGCTGGCCACAcacccaactcaatgtttacactctcTTGTGAAAATGTCTGTAATCAAATACACAATTATGCAACGGTAcaaatttgaaaagcagaagtagagccttcTGCACATCCAAGCATAAAAGGAATGCAACAAGTGGCTTCTGGATAGcaggtcaacaacaaaacacatttcttttctaGTAGTCATTATAGGGCgtatgcagcagtaaaaccagctgaccaaacatgctggcacttgggttgctaggtaatgggctggGCTCTGGGCTAGTTGAACGGCaatgcctgctgatttgtgatgctACGTTCGAAagatttttgaaatggctcactttccagacaccaaaaatcatTAACTTATTGGTGAAAAATGGcaataagtgtttttttaaacacttgggTTGTTTTCAGAAGCAAATGGAAGCACACTAACAACATCAATCAACATGTATCATATTGTAGGACTCACTTGGTGATGTGAAGGTTGAGCTGCTCAACCTCGGCGAGGAGCTGGACCTGGGGTGCGTCGAGACACTGCTCTTTGCCAGGCCTCTCTTTGCGCAGAAGGAGCCGGGCCTGGGCCAAACTCAGGAACTGTTCACTCTCTGCGACAGCTGCTTGCAGATCCTCTCTGATCCTCTGAATGTTGCTGATCTCACATATGACCTAGAGAGAAGCACCCATAATTTTAACCATAAATCCCTGCTGTCTCAAAGATACCAAATTAGACAATAAATCTAAAGCAAGATGCAAAGACAGTATCAGACCAAGTAAATGTGCTGTGTATTTCTTTGAATACACAGTACATTTACTTACTATAAGTCACTATTActtcttgattttgttttattgttgatatgtttttattgattttgttgatACTTCTCTTTTGTTTCTGGTGGTAAACAACAATCCATAACTGTCCTAAAGCTCTGCTAACTGTTGGGCAGTTATGGAttattctaaaacaaaacaaaagtatgcATTTCCTTTGTCTGATTACAGACAAAGAACGGAAATGTTTCTGCCCCCTCCATGCTCTTGAGTCCACACCTTATCCATTTACTGTCTTTACAGCTGCATATGTTTGGTGGTGTCTCCGCCAGATTTGCGCACCTAAAGACTAAAAGTTTTGGATGAGGAGTAGTTTTCAAGTGAAGCCATGTATTCTAGTTTAGGTTTTGGcatggactttgactgagccattctaACATCCCCCTAACCAGATCACCTTGCTGCACATATTTGCTTTGATCCCTTTCAACAGTGGCCTTTCAATTTGATAAATTTGGGGATTGCATAACTAACAGTTGTCCTATTAGATACTATACATCCACAGAGTGcatctctgcagctgctccagagtTACCACGGTTCTCTTGGCTGCTATTCTGACTAATACACCTTGTCAGTTTTGGTGAAGAGCAACGTCTCTGTAGATTACTCTCTTCTCCCCATACTCTCCTTCTGATCTTGGAATATTGTTTGTGACTAAACTTTTCTCTTctaacttctccacaactttctctctCTGACCTGTATGTGGTGTACCTTAAATGTCATGAAGCTGTTTTATTACTAACTTCTGAAGTAGACATCAGATTGTATTTAGAAAATAGTGATACACTATTTTGAGTTGATTAACCACACAACTTTACtagaaaatacatgaaatacTTTAAGTTATTCTCTtcttaaaatatacatattaaaaCACAGTAACAGTGGCTTTCCTCAGGGGACAAACGAGGAACATAAATCTCTCTTTACTATAACATCTGAAGAAATTTCTCTTTGCATCTCCCTTAAATAAACCGCACATTGAGCCCTACCTTGGGAAGCTTATCTTCCAGTTGGGTCTTGGCAGCCTTGAGCAGCTGAATGTTGAGCTGCAAGGCTTCATTAGTAGACCTGAACTGCTTCTGCATGTCGTCAGCCGATTGCGCCAGCAGAGACTCCACCAGAGCGCGCAGAGACAAAGAGTTattcttctgctgctctgcCCTGGCTATGTTGAGGTCTGAGATGTTCTCCCACTGCTTTGGGCTAACTGTTGCGCtggaagaggaaaagaaaaccataaaaacagcTTGGACTGAAAATACTTCACGATCTTCACCTAAAATCTTGACCAGTTTTGAAGATTTATAAGTCAAGTCTATAAACACAAATGTACTAAGCAATTCTCAAAAGACTTTGAAAGATGATGATATAAAGTAGTACCTTTTAAGTCTACCTAACAATTCTCCAAATCGATCAGACTGTGAGGTCTTTTCCTGTAAACAGACTTTTAAGTGACCCCCAGATTTTATGTCAGATTTAGTTCTGGAGtcttatctaaaaaaaaaaattattccacaGTAAAATACTATCTCCACCATGTTTCCCTGCAGGTGTGGTGCTCATTTAGTGTCCACACACAGCTCTTGCAACCGTTGTCAAAAAGGTcgagttttcttttattagacCATAACATATTCTTCCTTAATGTTGTGGGATATTTTAGCcagatatattttttgcaacTCTACTCCTTAGCCAAGACATTTGGAGAACACAGGAGATTGTTGAACCTCCCTGACCACTATATAACTTGCCTTTACAATAAGTTCggcaaaatgttcagtttttgtaaagTCTTTATACCattctatttaaaatatgttaaccgTTTTGTACCCTTCTCCTATCTGACACCTCCGAACAATTAGTTTCTTTTCATCTCTTGTCAATCTGGAAAACTTCAGCTGCTCGTTTGATTTGATCCAATTGTGCTGCAGCAGTGAAGCATCTATAAGTCTCAGCTCTCAAAGACACCCCTGGTGTAAATAAACTTAATAGGTGTGCACTCTTATACAACTGggttattgctttttttttgcttttacactttttatatttcctgcacaaacacacacatcctaCCCCTAGCAGATGTATTTTTCCGTTGAATTTTACAGAACAAATGTCAGATTAAATGTGGaatagatgttttttgttgttcattgtCTAATTCTTTACATCACAATGTTATTTTAGAAAGAGTGTGCACAGTTTTGAGACCTCACAGTTCctgcagtttgcatgttctccccatTGATAATCTCTGgctctctccaggtactccagcttcctcccacaataGAACAACGAAATGGCTACTTTTTTATTAGCTTAACCTGTCTCCTTGTGTGCTGTTCTGTTGCATTTTGATCAAATGTCCAGTCCTGTCCAAACCCTCACAGCTCACCACCACAACAGGCAGGTATAAGAAATTAAGTGTACAATCATGGATGGATAAATGCTTGTAACATTTTGTCTGCAAATTCCGATTTTTACCTCAAGCCTGTTAGGGGCTTACTATTTTGTGTAATAGGTGCATTTAAAGTAATCAATAAAGAGGGCTTCAAATAACAGGCTTTAGAGTAGCTATACTataatatttcttgttttctgggAACAACAAGAAGCTGATGGTTTACCTTGACAGCATAGTGATGTTTTTCTTGGAGAGTTGCATATTAGGGATTGTCTGCATGGTCATCAAAGCACAAGAGTTGTCAATGTTTTGAGCTTGAAATTTCTCCTTCAGATCCTGTTCTAAATAGAACTTAGCAGACCTGTTCAGACTGgagtaataaaagaaaatcagagtCATTTCATGTTCTTGTTTATGAAATGTATACTCATTCAGTAGTATCATTATATAGATCAACACAATACACAGATATTAGTCAGAGTTCTCACCGTATCTGCTCAGCAATCTGCTCTAGCACAATCTGAAGTAGACCTGTCACTTCCTGAAACATTGAACATTCTTTCAGCAGCTCGGCATCCACCGCATCATGCACCCTGTCAGAAGGGGCCCGTTTCCTTCTGCAAGCCATATAGCAGAACATTTTCACTCAGCTGGGAGTTTAAGCTTAAAGTTACTGAAATTTCAGGACAGCTGCCAGATGCTtaagacagaaaagagaaaggTAGGCCGTTTGCTTCTGATTTGGTGGTTTCACCTCGCATCCAGGCAGAGAAGAGTGACTTTCATTGCGTCTTGGTTCATCGCCAGGGCCTTCACCACTCTGCTCTGTAAGGCTTCAAGGGCATCAATCTCTGGAATAAGCTCTTCGAGCTTCAGCTCCACTTCcttctttaaaaactgaatgtcTCTGACCCGCTGATCTGAACATcagggagagaaaagaaaaagtccacAGCTCAATTACAAGCAAGCAATTTCCTTTAATTCTAAACACAACCCCATCCTTCCCTACTTACCAAGGCGCTTACTGTCACCATCTTGCATACGGATACATGCGCTCTCAGACTCCGATATGAGCCTCTTGCACTCTGCTCGAAAGAGCTCAGAGCGGTTCAGGACAACCTCAGCATTGAGGAGATCAGGTCCATCAAATTTCGGAATACTCACGTCTAGGACAGACATGGTTCTGAAGAGAGATAGATGGAAAGGAGGATGTCAAAGGAGCGGATAGCAGAAAATCCAACTATTAAtggttaaatataaataatttaccTCTTTTATATCTGGGTTTTTAGATGTctgggaaaattaaaaaatgtgttggtCTTTACCTggtcttaaaattattttaagaaatttttaagtacacaaaaacacaatgaattTCACTATgccattatttattaaacaaaacataaatattatgtCAGTACACTTAGAAAAGGACTAAGCAGGTGGTGCTTtcagggctgaaacaattaatcagattaatcatgatgaatccGTTATTGAAATAACCTTCAACTAACTTAGTATTCCATTAATTTGAGCATGCAGACTGAGAAAAGgctgtttgctgaaagaacaatacgcaaaaaatatttaaatttttcatttaagattaaaaaagcCTTTGTAAATTTGTTCTACTCGGAATTCCTCAAGTGGCATAATTTTAGCTTCTGCATGTTCAGATTATATTAAAAGATGTCCTTTTAAGCACCTTTAATCAGTTAATACAAACAATAGACAACAAATGATTCCTATCCTGTATTGACGTTAAGGCACACAGAAAGGCAAAAGGGGAATTTAATTATGTATTTCTATCTTTTAATGTATACTGGATAAAGAGGCTTGaattaaaaatctgtagaatgtgatCATTCTTTTATCCAATTAACAGTCAGAATATTCGacttattaatcagttaataaaataatcacttGTTGCAGCCCAAATTACTTTTTAGGAATGGCTAGGAATGAGACAAAGAAAGCTTTGTCTCTCTTAAAgcattgtttttaaagtcaaacaacTGACTTACTAAGCTATGTTCTTTGGACAAATGTGGTCTAAAGTGAAAATGATAGGTCATAATGTCCTGACCCAACCTAACCCAGCACATAGGCACAAATACTTCATACAAACTGTTCAGCAGTTTGAATCAATGTCTGCAGACACCGTTTGAGGTTAAAGGTGACGTAGTCTGCCAGACAGCTAAAGCCTGGCTGGAATTTCGCTATAAAACCACTGAAGCAGTCCTGCACAAACTGTGGGGAAACAACAATACGAGAGACAGAGGGTAAAAGTTACAGAATGAAATGCACAGTTTAAAACCTTATCCTGACTGCGGGGATTATGTTGTGTGTTTTCGAAAGGactaaataaaatactatttccGAGTacttaaaaccataaaatccaTTGAACTTTCTTTTTACGCCGGAGTTTTTGTtcttaaacaattaaaaaaaccgTTGATATTAGCAACAGGTCACCCAAACCTGAATCTGTTAGCTAACCAGTGCGTTTCAATaagaaagtcacatttttatctCGACATTAATATaagtttatgaataaataagttGCTGTGTGAAACGCACCTTCTTTCGCgcagctgaaacaaacaaaatgtagcGGATATCCCGCCGACCGCAGGcacaaattaacaaaacaaacggTTACTATGGCAACCGGTCGGACAATCTTAAAGCGAGATTCCTCCGCGAAGAGGCGTTTCCCTACCAGCTGCACTTCAACGCAGCATTTGACAGCCGCGTTTTAACTCCATGGTGCGTTCAAGTCAAGTCGTACACTAGCATATCAACATTGAGATAACTCTAAAACgattaaatctttaatttttctcGTCAAAAGGTCATTAAGCTGTTTTACTACAAGTTTCacataacattattttttaagttcGGTTCTGTTAAACGATCGAAATCTGAGGTGCTGCTGTCCATGGCACTGGACAGTCCGTTTGTttgattgggaaaaaaaatattcaaagctgCAGCAGAATCACAATGAAACCATGTGTGATGTAATGGCTGTTAATCTAACAGTTGAAAGCAAAGTGATTCAATTTTAGAACATTGTAAAAACCAGGTAGTATAGAACTTACTGTTCATTCAgatgaatattaatgaaatgtATTGTCTATTTTTTATCAATTGATCACTGTTTAATTGGTTTATATTATAGACGATTCCttaagtttttttctgaatacaTCAGTTCTCTGACATTTACCAAGTCATGTCTCCAGATCATTTCCATCCTGAATGCTGTTATTTACCGTCTGTGTTAGTAGAATATAAGTTTTTGTAAAGTATTTAAAGTGTAAACTCTTGAATGGTTGTTAACATTCCTAGATCATctaaaaattgtgcaaaaatttCAGTAAGTTAGttcaaaactgatttaaaatgcCTGTTACCAGTACACGCTGTACATTTTCCAGCATAAATAccaacaaatgaataaaaccaaGACCAAGTATGGAATtatataagttttatttttgaaaagttttttttttttttttttacagtacattCGCAAAGAAGCAGCTGACAAAATAAGTCAACAGCAAAAAAAGTTCCAGAGAGCCGAGATGTGGCTCTAAGTTTAACAGAAAGATCAAACTGAGATCTGAAAAAATAAGCAGTAAAGATGTCAAAAGATTAAACATAAGGAACTGGTGATGAAGAGGTCAAAGTTACGGCAAGCAGCATACAGTTCAGTTTAGACAATAGCTTTAAAGGCACTTGATGAATTTGCCACAAAACATatactgaataataataataatgacaaattttaaatatatataaatgtttaacaaCATTAACAggtcaaaaatgttcattaagTTTACAGTGATGCCACAATCTACATTAAAAGGGAatgatttcattattttctttaaaactcctGTGGGCTGAAGTTGCAAAGCTGACTTGTAGTCATTGGAAACGGATCCAACTAATAAAACAGCAGTTCAGTTCTCAGTGTACAACTGGAGAGCTTTAAAATCCAAACTGTCAAATTGTCGTTTGTCTTTGTACAGCAGCTTGTCTCTACAACAATATCCATAatcacaaataatttaaaatcacaatcaCATCTAGCTTTCACACAACAGCAGTGATTTTTTTCATGACAGTACACAGATAGAGAAGCATTCCAGAACAAAAACTTCTCATTTTTCTAAACGTTTCACACTTTCTGCAcactttataatttaacaaaagaatctctttttttaaggttattttcaaTGAGagaaaatgctgtaaaatgaGGAATCAGTGCTT
It includes:
- the tekt1 gene encoding tektin-1, yielding MSVLDVSIPKFDGPDLLNAEVVLNRSELFRAECKRLISESESACIRMQDGDSKRLDQRVRDIQFLKKEVELKLEELIPEIDALEALQSRVVKALAMNQDAMKVTLLCLDARRKRAPSDRVHDAVDAELLKECSMFQEVTGLLQIVLEQIAEQIRLNRSAKFYLEQDLKEKFQAQNIDNSCALMTMQTIPNMQLSKKNITMLSSATVSPKQWENISDLNIARAEQQKNNSLSLRALVESLLAQSADDMQKQFRSTNEALQLNIQLLKAAKTQLEDKLPKVICEISNIQRIREDLQAAVAESEQFLSLAQARLLLRKERPGKEQCLDAPQVQLLAEVEQLNLHITKLREELAQSEEEQRALVRCQLELQENIDIKTNSLYIDEVVCMQLREPIVICHI